One stretch of Meriones unguiculatus strain TT.TT164.6M chromosome 7, Bangor_MerUng_6.1, whole genome shotgun sequence DNA includes these proteins:
- the LOC132655369 gene encoding olfactory receptor 6C3-like — protein sequence MRNDSMITEFVLLGISDSPELQVVIFIFLFIAYVLSVCGNLTIIILTLLDSQLKTPMYFFLQNFSFLEIMFTSVSVPRFLESIITQVKTISYNNCLAQLFFFISMGVSEFFLLTAMSYDRYVAICKPLHYTVIMSQKVCILLVLTSWLAGFLTIFPLLMLILKLDFCASNVIDHFCCDYFPILQLSCSDTRLLEAFGLYFASITLLFTLALVILSYICIISTILRSPSASQRKKAFSTCSSHMIVISISYGSCIFMYVKPSANERASLTKGVAVLNTSIAPMLNPFIYTLRNQQVKQAFKYLINKIMFYRNK from the coding sequence ATGAGAAACGACTCTATGATCACTGAGTTTGTGCTCTTGGGCATATCTGACTCACCAGAACTTCAGGttgtgatttttatctttttatttatagcTTACGTATTAAGTGTGTGTGGAAACCTAACCATCATCATCCTCACCTTGCTAGACTCTCAGTTAAAGACTCCTATGTACTTTTTCCTCCAGAATTTCTCCTTTCTAGAAATTATGTTCACCAGTGTTTCTGTCCCTAGATTTTTGGAGTCAATAATTACTCAAGTCAAGACCATTTCCTATAACAACTGTTTGGCTCAGCTATTTTTCTTCATCTCCATGGGAGTGTCTGAGTTCTTTCTTCTAACTGCTATGTCCTATGACCGCTATGTCGCCATCTGCAAGCCACTGCACTACACTGTCATCATGAGTCAGAAAGTTTGCATCCTTCTTGTCCTCACCTCATGGCTGGCAGGATTTCTGACCATTTTCCCATTACTTATGCTTATTCTCAAGTTAGATTTTTGTGCTTCAAATGTCATTGATCACTTCTGCTGTGACTACTTCCCTATTTTACAACTGTCATGCTCAGATACAAGGCTTTTAGAGGCATTTGGTCTTTATTTTGCCTCCATCACTCTGCTGTTTACACTGGCACTAGTGATCTTGTCATATATCTGTATCATCAGCACCATTCTGAGATCTCCATCTGCCAGTCAGAGGAAAAAGGCTTTCTCCACCTGTTCCTCTCACATGATTGTCATCTCCATCTCTTACGGAAGCTGCATTTTCATGTATGTCAAACCTTCTGCAAATGAAAGGGCATCCCTGACCAAAGGGGTGGCTGTTCTCAATACTTCAATTGCTCCCATGTTGAACCCTTTTATTTACACATTGAGAAATCAACAAGTAAAACAAGCCTTCAAGTATTtgattaataaaataatgttttatagaaataaatga
- the LOC110542732 gene encoding olfactory receptor 6C3-like — MRNHSVVTEFVLLGVSDSPELQVVIFIFLFIAYVLSVCGNLTIIILTLLDSQLKTPMYFFLRNFSFLEIIFTSVSIPRFLGSIITQVKTISYNNCLAQLFFFISMGVSEFFLLTAMSYDRYVAICKPLHYTVIMSQKVCILLVLTSWLAGFLTIFPLLMLFLKLDFCASNVIDHFCCDYFPILQLSCSDTWFLETIGFYFALFTLLFTLALVILSYISIISTILRFPSASQRKKAFSTCSSHMIVISISYGSCIFMYVKPSANERASLTKGVAVLNTSIAPMLNPFIYTLRNQQVKQAFNDFINKVIFLRNK; from the coding sequence ATGAGAAACCACTCTGTGGTCACTGAGTTTGTGCTCTTGGGCGTATCTGACTCACCAGAACTTCAGGttgtgatttttatctttttatttatagcTTATGTATTAAGTGTGTGTGGAAACCTAACCATCATCATCCTCACCTTGCTAGACTCTCAGTTAAAGACTCCTATGTACTTTTTCCTCCGGAATTTCTCCTTTCTAGAAATTATATTCACCAGTGTTTCCATCCCAAGGTTTTTGGGGTCAATAATTACTCAAGTCAAGACCATTTCCTATAACAACTGTTTGGCTCAGCTATTTTTCTTCATCTCCATGGGAGTGTCTGAGTTCTTTCTTCTAACTGCTATGTCCTATGACCGCTATGTCGCCATCTGCAAGCCACTGCACTACACTGTCATCATGAGTCAGAAAGTTTGCATCCTTCTTGTCCTCACCTCATGGCTGGCAGGATTTCTGACCATTTTCCCATTACTCATGCTGTTCCTCAAATTAGATTTTTGTGCTTCGAATGTCATTGATCACTTCTGCTGTGACTACTTCCCTATTTTACAACTCTCCTGCTCAGATACATGGTTTTTAGAGACAATTGGCTTTTATTTTGCCCTTTTCACCCTGCTGTTCACACTGGCACTAGTGATCTTGTCATATATCTCTATCATCAGCACCATTCTCAGGTTCCCATCTGCCAGTCAGAGGAAAAAGGCTTTCTCCACCTGTTCCTCTCACATGATTGTCATCTCCATCTCTTACGGAAGCTGCATTTTCATGTATGTCAAACCTTCTGCAAATGAAAGGGCATCCCTGACCAAAGGGGTGGCTGTTCTCAATACTTCAATTGCTCCCATGTTGAACCCTTTTATTTACACATTGAGAAATCAACAAGTAAAACAAGCCTTCAACGACTTCATTAATAAAGTgatatttttaagaaacaaatgA